A region from the Halobacillus mangrovi genome encodes:
- a CDS encoding AI-2E family transporter, translating into MWINHRFFKYLTGVILVLICIFFLELLHFFEPILKIFNTLFYPFLIAGFLFYLIRPLVGALAKIKFFPKPVAILVVFAGIAGVIYAGFNLLADKVIKQMTNISNLPQNLKDSAKEAEKQIEKKDMGMLSTDALSQRVNSFFSDFIQTISDNASQIFSAIAGATTVLIIVPIVLFFLLKDGHKLIPFLRKAFPRRFKVEVEDLLKDIDKTLSAYLIGQVTVAFVDGVLAYIGFLIIGLDYALVLSMFIIITAIIPFFGPIIGTIPAFVVALMQDPAMALYVIIIIIVVQQLEGNLVAPLVLGNRLHMHPLTIILLIIVAAPLFGFIGMVIIVPLYAVVKMVLKDLYKMYQAHT; encoded by the coding sequence ATGTGGATTAATCATCGTTTTTTTAAATATTTAACAGGGGTCATCCTTGTTTTAATATGTATTTTTTTCTTGGAACTTCTTCATTTTTTCGAACCTATATTAAAGATTTTTAATACGCTTTTTTACCCCTTTTTGATTGCGGGGTTTCTTTTTTACTTAATCAGGCCGCTGGTAGGAGCGTTGGCTAAGATTAAGTTCTTCCCTAAGCCTGTTGCAATTCTTGTAGTGTTCGCCGGTATTGCTGGGGTGATTTATGCCGGGTTCAATTTATTGGCAGATAAAGTGATAAAACAAATGACTAACATCTCAAATCTTCCACAAAACTTAAAAGATAGCGCGAAGGAAGCGGAAAAACAAATTGAAAAGAAAGATATGGGCATGCTTTCGACTGATGCACTTAGTCAACGTGTGAATAGTTTCTTTAGTGATTTTATTCAAACCATCAGTGATAATGCTTCACAAATATTTTCCGCGATTGCAGGAGCTACCACTGTCCTGATAATTGTGCCTATAGTACTTTTCTTCTTATTGAAAGATGGCCACAAACTGATTCCGTTTTTAAGAAAAGCATTTCCGAGAAGGTTTAAAGTAGAGGTAGAGGACTTATTGAAAGATATCGATAAAACGTTATCGGCTTATTTGATCGGTCAGGTGACCGTAGCCTTTGTGGACGGTGTGCTGGCATACATCGGTTTTCTTATTATTGGACTGGATTATGCGCTCGTACTTTCGATGTTCATTATCATAACGGCGATCATTCCGTTCTTTGGACCGATTATCGGTACGATTCCGGCGTTTGTCGTAGCCCTTATGCAGGATCCTGCCATGGCGCTTTATGTCATTATTATCATAATTGTGGTACAGCAGTTGGAGGGGAATCTAGTTGCACCGCTGGTTCTCGGCAACCGGCTTCATATGCACCCGCTTACGATTATTTTGCTAATTATAGTGGCGGCTCCTTTATTTGGTTTTATTGGAATGGTTATTATCGTGCCGTTGTATGCAGTTGTGAAAATGGTGTTAAAAGATCTATATAAAATGTATCAAGCGCACACATGA
- a CDS encoding Fur-regulated basic protein FbpA gives MKNYLRHAVETMKQHYIERLVEAGVFHSSDETIQTLTLSELETLVKRLDRA, from the coding sequence ATGAAAAATTATTTGCGTCATGCTGTTGAAACAATGAAACAACATTACATCGAAAGACTGGTAGAAGCTGGAGTATTTCACTCATCAGATGAAACCATACAAACCCTTACATTAAGTGAATTGGAAACACTCGTGAAAAGGCTGGATCGTGCATAA
- a CDS encoding MerR family transcriptional regulator — protein MSSYKEKKVISIGTVNELTGLSVRQIRYYEEKGLIYPERTTRGTRRYSFSDVELLLQIADKREEGVQTYEIKKDMQSSKEKKDKMMERMLRGQFNAHFKMR, from the coding sequence ATGTCTTCATACAAGGAGAAGAAAGTGATCTCAATTGGAACTGTAAATGAACTGACAGGGCTGTCGGTGAGACAAATTCGTTATTACGAAGAAAAAGGATTGATCTATCCTGAAAGAACCACTCGGGGCACACGAAGATATTCATTCTCAGATGTAGAATTGCTTCTTCAAATTGCCGATAAACGTGAGGAAGGTGTTCAAACGTATGAGATTAAAAAAGATATGCAGAGCAGTAAAGAGAAAAAGGATAAAATGATGGAACGAATGCTCCGGGGTCAATTTAATGCTCACTTTAAAATGAGATAA
- a CDS encoding DUF4870 domain-containing protein has translation MSQSPNNPMPPKGGGTPTPGMKKSSTGLDENVGGVIAYLLGFVSGIVLLLVEKENDTIRFHAMQSTIVFGGIFVIGMVLNLIPIIGLLVSLLLTPVSLILWIFLMIKAYQGNRYHLPFTGKVAESQLRKMMF, from the coding sequence ATGTCGCAAAGTCCAAACAATCCGATGCCTCCAAAAGGCGGAGGAACACCAACCCCTGGGATGAAAAAATCCTCGACTGGGCTGGATGAAAATGTTGGAGGGGTCATTGCCTATTTACTCGGTTTTGTCAGCGGCATCGTATTATTGCTTGTGGAGAAAGAGAACGACACCATTCGTTTTCATGCGATGCAGTCCACGATCGTTTTTGGTGGAATTTTTGTCATAGGGATGGTACTGAACCTAATTCCGATCATTGGACTTCTGGTGAGCTTACTGCTTACACCTGTTTCGCTTATTTTGTGGATTTTTTTGATGATAAAAGCGTACCAGGGGAATCGGTATCACTTACCTTTTACAGGGAAGGTGGCAGAAAGTCAGTTGCGAAAAATGATGTTTTGA
- a CDS encoding alkaline phosphatase: MSVTALSCLLVGSTGLGSKQVHAEEHSDKEVKNVIFMIGDGMGPSYTTAYRYLKDDRSTKEMEETAFDPHLVGMQSVYSYDPYHDGGEDDEKENIPDSAATATSMSSGTKTYNGAIAVDLEKENTKTVLEAAKEKGLATGLVATSQINHATPAAYGTHDEDRNNYDAIADDYYDDMIQGDHKVDVLLGGGTDFFERDDRNLAKEFQKDGYDYATTTKEMVKSKSDQILGLFAPVGLEKAIDRPEEQPSLEEMTTTALEKLKSDEDGFFLMVEASQIDWAGHDNDVVGAMSEMEDFEKAFKKAIEFAKEDGETLVVTTADHSTGGFSIGEGGPYKWDPAVIQAAKRTPDFLARQIVEKDTDIEKTLTQNIGFELKAEEIQAVKDAMANASEEDKMMEVDNSIEQIFNERSGTGWTTDGHTGVDVPVYAYGPGSDMFAGKIDNTENADNIFKLLGLSKSEDGGTLADTNVSYPTGVLVGALIAGAGAILVLRRKKSLS; encoded by the coding sequence ATGTCGGTTACTGCCTTGTCTTGCTTGCTTGTGGGGAGTACTGGGTTAGGAAGTAAGCAAGTACATGCCGAGGAACATAGTGATAAAGAAGTAAAAAACGTCATCTTTATGATTGGAGATGGAATGGGGCCGTCCTATACGACTGCCTATCGATATCTGAAGGATGATAGGAGCACAAAGGAAATGGAAGAGACAGCTTTTGATCCGCACTTAGTGGGAATGCAGTCGGTTTATTCATACGACCCTTATCATGACGGCGGGGAAGACGATGAAAAAGAAAATATACCGGATTCTGCAGCAACAGCCACATCTATGTCTTCTGGTACTAAAACCTACAACGGTGCAATAGCCGTTGATTTAGAAAAGGAAAACACGAAGACCGTTTTGGAAGCTGCCAAGGAAAAAGGATTGGCGACAGGTTTAGTTGCGACTTCCCAAATCAACCACGCAACCCCCGCTGCATATGGGACCCATGATGAAGATCGCAACAATTATGATGCGATCGCTGATGATTACTATGATGATATGATCCAAGGGGATCATAAAGTGGACGTGCTTCTTGGTGGAGGAACGGATTTCTTCGAGCGTGATGATCGTAACCTTGCTAAAGAATTCCAAAAAGATGGCTATGATTATGCGACGACAACGAAAGAAATGGTGAAATCAAAGAGCGATCAAATTTTAGGTTTATTTGCTCCTGTTGGCTTAGAAAAAGCGATTGATCGTCCTGAGGAGCAACCTTCTCTAGAAGAAATGACGACCACAGCTCTTGAGAAGCTGAAAAGTGACGAAGACGGGTTCTTCCTTATGGTTGAAGCCAGTCAGATTGACTGGGCTGGTCACGATAACGATGTCGTAGGGGCCATGAGTGAAATGGAGGATTTTGAAAAAGCCTTCAAGAAAGCTATTGAATTTGCAAAAGAAGATGGAGAGACTCTAGTTGTTACGACAGCGGACCACTCTACTGGCGGATTCTCGATTGGTGAAGGTGGACCCTATAAATGGGATCCAGCAGTGATTCAGGCTGCAAAACGCACACCGGACTTTCTAGCGCGCCAGATTGTCGAAAAAGATACTGATATTGAGAAAACATTAACACAAAACATCGGCTTTGAACTAAAAGCAGAAGAAATCCAAGCGGTTAAGGATGCAATGGCTAATGCTTCTGAAGAAGACAAAATGATGGAAGTGGATAACAGCATTGAACAAATTTTCAATGAGCGCTCTGGAACTGGCTGGACGACAGACGGCCACACGGGTGTTGATGTTCCTGTATATGCCTACGGTCCTGGGTCTGATATGTTTGCAGGTAAGATTGACAATACTGAAAATGCGGACAACATCTTCAAGCTTCTCGGTTTATCTAAATCAGAAGACGGAGGTACGCTTGCCGATACAAACGTTTCTTATCCTACTGGTGTACTTGTTGGTGCACTGATCGCAGGAGCGGGTGCTATTCTAGTTTTACGCAGAAAAAAATCTCTCAGCTAA
- a CDS encoding CHY zinc finger protein, with product MGDKRPNVKGIDVDTNTRCAHYHTEKDIIAIKFHCCKEYYACYYCHKEAAGHHAIRWPKEEWDGPAILCGNCSHELSISTYLDVNNCPNCDHEFNEGCSNHYHLYFEYDRKGL from the coding sequence ATGGGTGATAAGCGACCAAACGTTAAAGGGATTGATGTTGATACCAACACAAGGTGTGCCCACTATCACACGGAAAAAGACATCATTGCTATTAAGTTTCATTGCTGTAAAGAATACTACGCCTGTTATTACTGTCATAAAGAAGCAGCGGGGCATCACGCCATTCGATGGCCAAAAGAAGAATGGGATGGACCTGCGATCTTATGTGGGAACTGTTCCCATGAATTAAGCATTTCAACTTACCTTGACGTAAACAACTGTCCAAACTGCGATCACGAGTTTAATGAAGGATGCAGCAATCACTACCATCTTTATTTTGAATATGACCGAAAAGGCTTGTAG
- a CDS encoding MFS transporter: MARNQPTMTPYSSREAGFWCVTIALMLASLLIFSTLYVFQPLLPVFVQEFKISATESSFLMSAAVISMAVGLFVLGFLSDRYGRLRLMQLSLVITVVLLIAMPFSSSFEWLVALRLLQGFFLAGIPAAAMGYLGEEVSSNHLGLAMTLYISSNAFGGMGGRVVGGYLTGVFQWESMLFILAGVGVIAMILFIWLLPKERFFEKVDQSLKEDLRGMIVHLKDRSMLVLFMVGLLLQIVFTAVWTYLPFYLQSDPYNWSLKWISITYFAYILGVLAPPFAGKLSDSLGQTKMMFAGLLILIGGVVLTLFSPVGFILAGLALLCSGFFVAHSMAAALVSKSATHHRSGASGFYLISYYTGVAIGSTAVGALWENYQWIGVVATSLVLVFIFICFPLFKK; the protein is encoded by the coding sequence ATGGCAAGAAATCAGCCAACAATGACTCCATACTCATCGAGGGAAGCAGGGTTTTGGTGCGTAACCATCGCGCTGATGCTCGCTTCCTTGCTTATATTTTCAACTTTGTATGTCTTTCAGCCCTTATTACCTGTTTTCGTACAAGAGTTCAAAATTAGCGCAACAGAATCAAGTTTTTTAATGTCAGCAGCGGTCATCTCGATGGCCGTTGGATTATTTGTATTGGGATTTTTATCAGATCGATACGGAAGACTCCGACTGATGCAGCTATCCCTGGTAATTACAGTCGTTCTGCTTATAGCTATGCCCTTCAGTTCCTCTTTTGAGTGGCTTGTGGCATTGAGGCTCTTGCAAGGGTTTTTCCTTGCAGGGATTCCAGCTGCAGCAATGGGATATTTAGGGGAAGAGGTCTCATCGAACCATCTGGGACTGGCTATGACGCTTTATATTTCAAGTAATGCTTTTGGCGGCATGGGGGGAAGAGTAGTAGGCGGGTATTTGACCGGCGTTTTCCAATGGGAAAGTATGCTTTTCATACTCGCAGGCGTCGGTGTAATCGCTATGATTTTATTTATCTGGTTATTGCCGAAAGAACGTTTCTTTGAAAAAGTGGATCAGTCCTTGAAAGAGGACTTGCGTGGCATGATCGTACATTTAAAGGATCGTTCGATGCTCGTGTTATTCATGGTCGGATTACTCCTGCAAATAGTCTTTACTGCAGTATGGACGTACTTACCTTTTTATCTACAATCCGATCCATACAATTGGTCACTGAAATGGATATCCATCACCTATTTTGCGTATATTCTCGGAGTTTTAGCACCACCGTTTGCCGGGAAGCTCTCTGATTCTTTAGGTCAGACAAAAATGATGTTTGCGGGATTACTCATCCTTATTGGGGGAGTGGTTCTGACATTATTTTCTCCAGTCGGGTTTATTCTTGCAGGCTTGGCGCTTTTATGTTCTGGTTTTTTTGTAGCCCACTCTATGGCTGCAGCCTTAGTCAGTAAATCAGCCACCCATCATCGGAGCGGAGCTTCAGGATTTTATTTGATCAGCTATTACACAGGTGTGGCAATAGGAAGTACAGCGGTAGGTGCATTATGGGAAAATTATCAATGGATCGGGGTAGTGGCCACAAGTCTGGTCCTTGTCTTCATATTTATTTGTTTTCCCCTTTTCAAGAAGTGA
- a CDS encoding SLC13 family permease has protein sequence MQTSTPLKNFWQRLWAMHDQAKDLMKFSVTGNTERMQEKEAKKAQTGGSGPSFDMRQKIGLFLGPILFILILIFFKPEGLSESAVAILASTVWIATWWITEAMPIPATSLLPLILFPLTGGLGGDATASSYGDNTIFLFMGGFLIALAMQKWDLHKRIALFIIGLVGTSTELIVLGFMLATGALSMWISNTATSMMMVPIGMAVIYQAAEQLKKEGEGEVDHSSFNFGKVIMLGIAYSASIGGLATLIGTPPNTIFRAVVQKTYGIEISFAGWMAFGVPLSIIFLAIAWFYLVKVAFPMKIKQLPGGKKVIHNEKEALGVMSPEEKIVMTVFTITALAWISRSFVLVQINENINDTIIAMIAAIALFLIPSISRKGDFILDWDTAKGLPWGILLLFGAGLAIATGFQESGLAEWIGTQLTILEGVTFILILAIVVAIVIFLTEITSNTATATMMFPIMASLAQAISVHPYSLMIGAGVAASCAFMLPVATPPNAVVFGSGYLRIPDMAKAGFLLNIFAIFLVTLAIYFYLPMIWGIDLTSFPDQFQK, from the coding sequence ATGCAAACTTCAACACCTTTGAAAAATTTCTGGCAGCGGCTTTGGGCTATGCACGACCAAGCGAAAGACTTAATGAAGTTTAGTGTTACTGGAAATACAGAAAGGATGCAAGAGAAGGAAGCAAAGAAAGCTCAGACAGGAGGCTCGGGTCCATCCTTTGATATGAGGCAAAAAATAGGCCTCTTTCTAGGACCAATCTTATTTATCTTAATCCTTATCTTCTTTAAACCTGAGGGGTTATCTGAAAGCGCTGTCGCTATTTTAGCAAGTACGGTTTGGATTGCTACCTGGTGGATTACAGAAGCTATGCCAATACCTGCTACCTCTTTACTTCCATTGATTTTATTTCCGCTTACCGGTGGATTAGGTGGGGATGCAACCGCTTCGTCCTATGGGGACAATACAATCTTCCTTTTCATGGGCGGATTTTTAATTGCCCTGGCGATGCAAAAATGGGATCTACATAAGAGAATTGCTTTATTCATCATAGGTCTCGTGGGCACAAGTACAGAACTTATTGTGCTCGGTTTCATGTTGGCTACAGGAGCACTTTCAATGTGGATTTCCAATACAGCCACTTCAATGATGATGGTTCCAATTGGTATGGCCGTTATTTATCAGGCTGCCGAACAGCTGAAAAAAGAGGGAGAAGGGGAGGTCGACCATTCTTCTTTCAATTTCGGAAAAGTTATTATGCTCGGGATTGCTTACAGTGCTTCCATCGGTGGATTGGCGACGCTCATTGGTACACCGCCAAACACAATTTTCCGTGCCGTTGTGCAGAAAACGTATGGAATTGAAATTTCATTTGCCGGATGGATGGCGTTTGGTGTACCGCTATCAATCATTTTCTTAGCGATAGCCTGGTTTTATTTAGTGAAAGTCGCTTTTCCAATGAAAATCAAGCAGCTGCCCGGTGGGAAGAAGGTTATTCATAATGAGAAGGAAGCGCTCGGGGTTATGTCGCCAGAAGAAAAGATTGTGATGACAGTCTTTACGATAACGGCTCTGGCCTGGATCTCACGCTCATTTGTACTCGTGCAAATCAATGAAAATATCAACGATACCATTATTGCTATGATCGCTGCCATCGCTCTTTTTCTAATCCCCTCGATCAGTAGAAAAGGAGATTTTATCTTAGATTGGGATACTGCAAAAGGTCTGCCATGGGGAATTTTACTACTTTTTGGAGCTGGCCTGGCGATTGCGACGGGCTTCCAAGAGTCCGGACTTGCCGAATGGATTGGGACACAATTGACCATCTTAGAAGGGGTCACCTTTATCCTGATTTTAGCCATTGTTGTCGCGATTGTTATATTCTTGACTGAAATTACATCGAACACAGCAACAGCGACGATGATGTTCCCGATTATGGCTTCATTAGCTCAAGCTATTTCTGTCCATCCGTATAGTCTGATGATCGGCGCAGGTGTCGCGGCAAGCTGTGCCTTTATGCTGCCAGTTGCCACACCCCCTAACGCCGTAGTCTTCGGTTCCGGGTATTTGAGAATTCCTGATATGGCAAAAGCCGGCTTTCTATTGAATATATTCGCTATTTTTCTAGTTACATTAGCGATTTATTTCTATTTGCCTATGATCTGGGGAATTGATTTGACTTCTTTCCCTGATCAATTTCAAAAATAA
- a CDS encoding excalibur calcium-binding domain-containing protein has product MKKFVAGIFSLGLIFSSMGIVSADESNDKDCDDFDSTEAAEQYWEENGYDENNDPDRLDRDKDGVPCESLSSDDSATEDSSSDDAMESEESSDESTTEENMEEGGEMPDTSAPYATYALLGAGLIAIGGSLLVFRRQH; this is encoded by the coding sequence ATGAAAAAATTCGTAGCAGGGATCTTTTCTTTAGGATTAATTTTCAGTAGCATGGGTATTGTAAGTGCAGATGAGAGTAATGACAAAGATTGTGATGACTTTGATTCTACGGAAGCTGCTGAGCAGTATTGGGAAGAAAATGGATACGATGAAAACAATGATCCGGACCGTTTAGACCGTGATAAGGACGGTGTCCCTTGCGAAAGTCTATCCAGTGATGACTCCGCAACCGAGGACAGCTCTTCCGACGATGCGATGGAAAGCGAAGAATCCTCGGATGAATCCACTACTGAGGAAAACATGGAAGAGGGCGGAGAAATGCCTGATACTTCAGCACCTTACGCTACATACGCGCTGTTAGGTGCCGGTTTAATAGCGATCGGCGGATCCCTTCTGGTATTCCGCAGACAGCATTAA
- a CDS encoding class D sortase: protein MKWIGTFVLAFGLLITGWSGYQWYMGKQSVSDLAQSQKVNATADEKNVQNVQTQDKDLPKTDNLHTAPSKPVSTLDYEFDKGAKMASLEIPAIEKQFEVFWGTDDQSLNRGVGMYVSEWTTVPNLEKGHTVLSGHRETVFTGLGDVKEGDVLTVNYNDSSYDYEVEKTWVTDAQDRSVIVEKDEATLTLTTCYPFEFFGDAPDRYIIQAKLKK from the coding sequence ATGAAATGGATCGGAACGTTCGTGCTTGCTTTTGGTTTACTCATCACAGGCTGGAGTGGTTATCAATGGTATATGGGGAAACAATCAGTGTCTGACCTGGCGCAAAGCCAAAAAGTAAATGCTACGGCTGACGAAAAGAATGTACAAAATGTACAAACACAAGATAAGGATTTACCAAAGACAGACAACCTACATACAGCACCATCTAAACCTGTAAGCACTCTTGACTACGAGTTTGATAAAGGCGCAAAAATGGCTTCACTCGAAATTCCAGCTATTGAGAAACAGTTTGAAGTGTTCTGGGGTACAGATGATCAGTCATTAAACCGCGGAGTCGGAATGTACGTCAGCGAATGGACCACGGTACCAAACTTGGAAAAGGGTCATACCGTGTTAAGCGGACACCGTGAAACCGTCTTTACAGGACTCGGGGATGTAAAAGAGGGCGATGTGCTGACCGTTAACTATAACGATAGTTCCTATGATTACGAAGTGGAAAAGACTTGGGTAACTGATGCACAGGATCGTTCGGTCATTGTCGAGAAAGACGAGGCGACGCTTACTTTGACAACGTGCTATCCATTTGAGTTTTTTGGTGATGCCCCGGATAGATACATCATTCAGGCCAAACTGAAAAAATAA
- a CDS encoding flavin monoamine oxidase family protein has protein sequence MYSHMPHFRDQYPEIMVSVIRQGIGESTDPKRVLIIGAGMAGLVAGSLLKEAGHQVTILEANNRVDGRVFTKREPFSQGAYLDFGAMRIPDTHHIVFEYIKKFQLPTNRFLNTSKKDLLFVNGVKTTREIYEKNPDILQFPLEPNERGNCRIT, from the coding sequence ATGTATTCTCATATGCCTCATTTTAGGGATCAGTATCCAGAAATAATGGTGTCTGTCATAAGACAAGGTATAGGTGAATCCACAGACCCAAAAAGGGTCCTTATTATAGGAGCAGGTATGGCAGGTCTTGTAGCTGGTTCCCTCTTAAAAGAAGCCGGTCATCAAGTCACCATTCTTGAAGCCAATAACCGCGTTGATGGAAGGGTCTTTACAAAAAGAGAACCTTTTTCTCAAGGAGCCTATCTTGATTTTGGGGCTATGAGGATTCCAGATACTCACCACATAGTGTTTGAATATATAAAAAAATTTCAGTTACCGACGAATCGGTTTCTTAACACCTCTAAAAAAGATCTATTATTTGTGAACGGTGTAAAAACGACACGTGAAATTTACGAAAAGAACCCTGATATTCTGCAGTTTCCTCTTGAACCTAATGAAAGAGGAAACTGCAGAATTACTTAA
- a CDS encoding flavin monoamine oxidase family protein yields the protein MKEETAELLKAAVQPFLNLYRSSSPEQQQELVQRFDRYSIENFLRFNPIGPSLSPNAIRLVKVMLGIEGFAELSFTNTWFDIIQTVFNEDLKFYEITGGNDQLPKSFLNDLSSNIYFDEKVVRIIHQHNQVTVQTRNMKTNEFHTFTGDFLILTLPFSVFQFIEVYPYQTFSFDKWKAIRELPYVAAVKVGIEFKRRFWEEAGLKGANLLTDFPNRFTYTPSPSSAEKSSGVVLASYSWGENAKLWNSLPEQERINQALQDLAKVHGKEVYDEFLNAATFSWSQNPYSAGCFTLFKPNQAASFPEIIKRPEGRIHFAGEHASDFHGWIEGAIQSGVRAAMEMNKRS from the coding sequence ATGAAAGAGGAAACTGCAGAATTACTTAAAGCAGCCGTCCAACCATTTCTGAACCTTTATCGGTCTAGTTCTCCAGAACAACAGCAGGAATTAGTCCAAAGGTTTGACCGGTACTCCATTGAGAATTTCTTGCGATTTAACCCCATTGGTCCTTCGCTGTCTCCAAATGCGATAAGGTTAGTCAAAGTTATGCTCGGAATCGAAGGCTTCGCTGAGCTGTCCTTTACAAATACTTGGTTTGATATTATCCAAACTGTCTTTAATGAGGATTTGAAATTCTATGAAATCACCGGTGGAAACGACCAGCTTCCTAAATCGTTCTTAAATGATTTAAGCTCCAACATTTATTTCGATGAGAAAGTTGTTAGGATTATCCACCAACACAACCAAGTGACAGTTCAAACACGTAATATGAAAACAAATGAGTTTCATACGTTCACAGGCGATTTTCTTATCCTCACCCTCCCTTTTTCTGTCTTTCAATTCATAGAGGTATATCCGTATCAGACCTTCTCCTTTGACAAGTGGAAAGCGATCCGGGAACTCCCTTATGTTGCAGCAGTGAAAGTTGGAATCGAATTTAAACGTAGATTTTGGGAGGAAGCAGGATTAAAAGGGGCAAACCTTTTAACAGATTTTCCAAATCGCTTCACCTATACCCCTAGCCCTTCTAGTGCAGAAAAATCGTCTGGGGTTGTTCTAGCGAGTTACAGCTGGGGAGAGAATGCTAAATTGTGGAATTCCCTCCCTGAACAGGAACGAATAAATCAAGCTCTGCAGGACCTTGCCAAAGTTCACGGGAAAGAAGTATACGATGAATTCTTGAATGCTGCTACCTTCAGCTGGAGCCAAAACCCTTATTCGGCTGGCTGTTTCACCCTATTCAAGCCAAACCAGGCAGCTAGTTTTCCGGAAATCATTAAACGTCCTGAAGGAAGAATTCATTTCGCTGGAGAGCATGCCTCTGATTTTCACGGTTGGATTGAAGGAGCTATACAATCCGGCGTAAGAGCAGCAATGGAAATGAATAAACGCTCGTAA
- a CDS encoding GNAT family N-acetyltransferase, translated as MRRFEEMNDFKTFTEISSRCYPGMKLNSKEDKERYQDHREKMNQEDNIRHIALYENTDMVGGYVEYQHVLNLYQQKIPTAGIGTVAVDLPYKKQGHAKAIIQRFIEDAREEERSLVQLYPFQPAFYRKMGFGLGPALHTFRFHPSQLPPFPTVDPVSVLNENDKEEVKKCYKSWANQTHGACQKANYEFKFLGLEDYHAAGFKRKGQIEGYLVYQFEQQAGDHFLQNDLYVIDFITISQEAYQSLIHYLHIQKDQVRSIKMPTFNEQFSFLLQDPCHTDEELLYRIYHKTSEQGHGLMYRIVDVPLFMKSLESHSFGDETVKIGWKISDTFMDEENYYVYQYTKGHPSLVEEKADIDIHIGIAEFSSLMMGSVTLEGLINVGYARTVDNQHFEKANRLFQNPTKPQCWTFF; from the coding sequence GTGAGAAGGTTTGAAGAAATGAATGATTTTAAGACATTTACGGAGATATCCAGCCGCTGTTATCCTGGTATGAAGTTAAATTCAAAGGAAGATAAGGAGCGTTATCAAGATCACAGAGAGAAGATGAATCAAGAAGATAATATCCGTCATATCGCTCTTTATGAAAATACCGATATGGTAGGTGGCTATGTAGAATACCAGCATGTGCTGAACTTGTATCAACAGAAAATCCCCACAGCTGGTATCGGGACGGTGGCTGTGGATTTGCCGTATAAAAAACAAGGTCATGCGAAAGCCATCATTCAAAGATTTATTGAAGATGCACGTGAGGAAGAGCGATCTCTTGTGCAATTGTATCCGTTTCAGCCGGCTTTTTACCGGAAAATGGGTTTTGGCTTGGGACCTGCGCTCCATACTTTTCGGTTTCATCCCTCTCAACTTCCACCATTCCCAACAGTGGATCCCGTCTCTGTTCTAAACGAGAATGATAAAGAAGAGGTTAAAAAGTGTTATAAGAGTTGGGCGAATCAAACTCATGGCGCATGTCAAAAAGCAAATTATGAGTTCAAATTCTTGGGCTTAGAAGACTACCATGCCGCTGGTTTTAAAAGAAAAGGTCAGATAGAAGGTTATCTTGTCTACCAATTTGAACAGCAGGCAGGTGATCATTTTCTCCAAAATGATTTATATGTGATAGATTTTATCACGATATCACAAGAGGCTTATCAATCTCTTATTCATTACTTACATATCCAAAAGGACCAAGTGCGTTCTATTAAAATGCCCACGTTTAACGAGCAATTTTCCTTCTTACTACAAGACCCATGTCACACAGATGAAGAGCTGCTATATCGTATTTACCATAAAACAAGTGAACAGGGACATGGCCTGATGTATCGCATCGTCGATGTTCCTTTGTTTATGAAGTCCTTGGAGTCGCATTCATTCGGGGATGAAACGGTTAAGATCGGCTGGAAGATTTCCGATACGTTTATGGATGAAGAAAATTATTATGTGTACCAATATACTAAGGGGCATCCTAGTCTTGTTGAAGAAAAAGCGGACATCGATATTCATATTGGAATTGCTGAATTTTCCTCGCTTATGATGGGGAGTGTCACTCTTGAAGGACTGATCAACGTCGGCTATGCAAGAACGGTAGACAATCAGCACTTTGAAAAGGCTAATCGATTATTCCAAAATCCAACGAAACCTCAATGCTGGACTTTTTTCTGA